In a genomic window of Rhinoderma darwinii isolate aRhiDar2 chromosome 10, aRhiDar2.hap1, whole genome shotgun sequence:
- the LOC142662282 gene encoding uncharacterized protein LOC142662282, which translates to MPRGMDVERLILFVQEHPAIWDTRCEEYHNRTVKEDAWELVAKNLFGQEWETGRTRDRTRLVQDIKTRWRSCRDQFRREMGDKGRSGDGASRKRPYIYTKQLMFLKDIMDMRTTTDNLEDTAEETDVGESVAEPPAPNILPPSPEPTPQEPAPGQSERPVASPAQERPVRARSRRVRAPQPSTAAQVDTRVLDYLRRAAEDDGNDAFGRSIVPLLRLVQNVLVGSKAIKKNNHG; encoded by the exons atgccgcgcgggatggatgtggagcgcctcatcctttttgtccaggagcatccagcgatatgggataccagatgtgaggagtatcataacaggacggtgaaggaggacgcatgggagttggtggccaaaaacctctttgggcaagagtgggagactggccgaacccgggaccgcactcggttgg tccaagatatcaagacacggtggcggagctgccgtgatcaattcaggcgagagatgggtgacaagggacgcagcggagatggggcatctcgcaaacggccctacatatatactaagcagctgatgttcctgaaggacatcatggatatgcgcac aaccaccgacaatttggaggacacagcagaggagactgacgtgggggagtctgtggccgaaccccctgctcccaatatcctgccacccagccccgagccgacaccccaggagcccgcaccaggccagtcagaacggccggttgcctctccagcccaggagcggcccgtgcgagcccgcagtcggcgtgttcgtgccccacagccctccacagctgcccaggtggatacgcgggtactggactatctcaggcgagccgcagaggacgatgggaatgatgccttcggccgcagcattgtccccctcctacgcctg GTGCAAAACGTTTTAGTTGGCTCCAAAGCCATCAAGAAAAATAATCATGGTTAA